In Epilithonimonas zeae, a single window of DNA contains:
- a CDS encoding SRPBCC family protein, with protein MNSEIVFNKDFDSGVYVMKVYKADVSTLWDYFTKSELIDQWWAPKPWKCETEKMDFQENGIWLYAMKGPNGEKEMALANYEEIMPHRSIAWTDAFADDKGKVRTDLPQTSWLIGFTGIDEGTRMTFNLHFNSKEEMNQLIEMGFEEGFKMGLNQLEDILEEKYSK; from the coding sequence ATGAACTCAGAAATTGTTTTTAATAAGGATTTCGACAGTGGAGTTTACGTAATGAAGGTTTACAAAGCTGATGTTTCCACCCTTTGGGATTATTTTACAAAGTCGGAATTGATTGATCAGTGGTGGGCACCAAAACCCTGGAAATGCGAAACCGAAAAAATGGATTTCCAAGAAAACGGAATCTGGTTGTACGCAATGAAAGGCCCAAACGGCGAAAAAGAAATGGCGTTGGCGAATTACGAAGAAATAATGCCTCACAGAAGTATTGCGTGGACAGATGCTTTTGCTGATGACAAAGGAAAAGTAAGAACAGATTTGCCCCAAACTTCTTGGCTGATCGGTTTCACAGGAATTGATGAAGGCACAAGAATGACTTTCAATCTGCATTTCAACTCTAAAGAAGAAATGAATCAGCTTATCGAAATGGGTTTTGAAGAAGGTTTCAAAATGGGATTGAATCAGTTGGAGGATATTTTGGAAGAAAAATATTCTAAATAG
- a CDS encoding glycoside hydrolase family 13 protein, which translates to MKKSLAILLLFISFNLILSQKIERIEPANWWVGMKNNSVTLLIYGKDISDLQPAISYPGITITENKTVENKNYLFLTLQISPEAKAGNVKIKFSKDKKVVLTKDFPIYARETNSANRESYGSKDAILLIVPDRFSNGDEKNDIVKTTLEQKLDRNNEDARHGGDIQGIINHLDYIKSLGYTQIWNTPLIENDEPTYSYHGYAATDFYKIDPRFGTNEDLKKLSTEAKKRNISLIWDVVLNHCGSEYYFVKDLPEQSWINYPDSKNRIRTNHLKTTITDLYATEIDKEEYLNGWFDGHMADLNQKNPLLAKYLTQNIIWWIEYAGLSGLRVDTYSYSDKNFLADWTKAILEEYPKMNIVAEEMSRNIAQTSYWQIDKKNNDGYKSYMPMMMDFSMNDNIVSALNEKSSWFSSWRKVYESVANDFLFPHPDNQLIFPDNHDLDRFYSRLNKNFENWKLGIAMYMTMRGTPQFFYGTEVLMTNDKAGSDGQRRSDFYGGWKGDSKNAVTETGLTNEEKEAKKYFTNLLNWRKTSDAIANGKFKHYAPTNNDVYVYFRYTENQKVMVLLNKNNDKVTLDLNRYNEMISNSFKAKDIISGKDFNFQNTIDIPAKTAMILEVVN; encoded by the coding sequence ATGAAAAAATCACTTGCAATACTTTTACTATTCATCAGTTTCAATCTCATCCTTTCTCAAAAGATTGAACGGATTGAGCCTGCCAATTGGTGGGTTGGAATGAAAAACAATTCGGTCACGTTGTTAATCTATGGCAAGGACATTTCCGATTTACAGCCTGCGATTTCTTATCCCGGAATTACCATTACTGAAAATAAAACGGTTGAAAACAAGAACTATCTGTTTCTGACCTTGCAAATCAGCCCTGAAGCAAAAGCTGGAAATGTAAAAATCAAATTCTCAAAGGACAAAAAAGTTGTTCTGACAAAAGATTTTCCAATTTATGCTCGGGAAACTAACAGCGCCAATCGGGAAAGTTATGGTTCAAAAGATGCGATTCTTCTGATTGTTCCGGATAGATTTTCAAATGGTGATGAAAAGAATGACATTGTCAAAACAACTTTGGAACAAAAACTTGACAGAAACAATGAAGATGCAAGACACGGCGGTGATATCCAAGGAATCATCAATCATTTGGATTACATCAAGTCATTGGGTTATACTCAGATTTGGAACACACCTTTGATTGAAAATGATGAGCCGACTTATTCTTATCACGGTTATGCAGCGACGGATTTTTACAAGATTGACCCAAGATTTGGAACTAATGAAGATTTGAAAAAACTATCCACAGAAGCCAAAAAAAGAAACATTAGTTTGATTTGGGATGTTGTGCTTAATCACTGTGGTTCAGAGTATTATTTCGTCAAAGACTTGCCTGAGCAAAGCTGGATTAATTATCCTGATTCGAAGAACAGAATCAGAACCAATCACCTTAAAACCACAATCACAGACCTCTACGCCACCGAAATTGACAAAGAGGAATATCTCAATGGTTGGTTCGATGGTCATATGGCAGACCTTAACCAGAAAAATCCTTTATTGGCAAAATATCTGACCCAGAATATCATCTGGTGGATTGAGTACGCTGGACTTTCCGGATTGCGTGTTGATACCTATTCTTATTCTGACAAAAATTTTCTGGCAGATTGGACAAAAGCCATTCTGGAAGAATATCCGAAAATGAACATCGTTGCTGAAGAAATGTCACGTAATATCGCTCAGACTTCTTACTGGCAAATCGACAAGAAAAACAATGATGGTTACAAAAGTTATATGCCGATGATGATGGATTTTTCTATGAATGACAATATAGTTTCTGCGCTCAATGAAAAAAGTAGCTGGTTTTCTTCCTGGAGAAAAGTTTACGAAAGTGTAGCAAACGATTTCCTTTTTCCACATCCTGATAACCAATTGATTTTTCCAGACAATCACGATTTGGACAGATTCTATTCCCGTCTCAATAAAAATTTTGAAAACTGGAAACTCGGGATAGCGATGTATATGACGATGCGCGGAACGCCACAGTTTTTCTATGGCACCGAAGTTCTGATGACCAATGACAAAGCCGGAAGCGACGGACAACGAAGAAGCGATTTCTACGGAGGCTGGAAAGGTGATTCTAAAAATGCTGTGACAGAAACAGGATTAACCAATGAAGAAAAAGAAGCGAAGAAATATTTTACCAATTTGCTTAATTGGAGAAAAACGAGTGATGCAATTGCCAATGGGAAATTCAAACACTATGCGCCGACAAACAATGACGTTTATGTTTATTTCCGATACACAGAAAATCAAAAAGTGATGGTTTTACTCAACAAAAACAATGATAAAGTAACCTTAGACCTTAATCGATATAATGAAATGATTTCTAATAGCTTCAAAGCAAAAGATATTATTTCCGGAAAAGATTTTAACTTTCAAAATACGATAGATATTCCGGCCAAAACAGCAATGATTCTAGAAGTCGTGAACTAA
- a CDS encoding alpha/beta hydrolase translates to MKLPIQFSLLFLAFLFPVLGFGQENKPTLEAVEYLKQHPKSPKDYLVPKFKNYPLVLLGEDHAVKENLDFVKSIIPELYQAGVYNLCMEFGSFEKQKELDELLNSEIFDERKAKDLFFYYNVGWAYKEYFDIYKAVWEFNKTLKADAKKFRIVNLSYQYRWENLKGGARTPENMKAVFNLGTPDQFRTEIIKKEIIEKNEKALIYMGHVHVFTKYRMPILKVNNDDFCDYDEGMVGNRLYKLMPGKIFNIMFHTPMFSKTQYNPAYVSPANGELENALQKLDYPQIAFDLINTPVGKLRDNSFFSFCHSDFKMEDFFDGYIFLKPFKDLTGCTYDDDFFTGKDWTYIENNFPDPDWRKPKNLDEYKTAIKKYVDIKDRYKDVIQTSIPAVSSGKIIRVNNFPSKYVAPRNVDIWLPENFNPNKKYAVLYMHDGQMLFDGSINWNNSEWKVDESYTELSKKIKLKDCIIVGLWNTGATRHSEYFPQKPFESLSKELQNQTLEKYFLGKVQSDNYLKFIVQEVKPFIDKNYPTLKDRENTYIAGSSMGGLISMYAICEYPEIFGGSASLSTHWIGITDLSNDEIPSAFENYLQQKLPNPKTHKIYFDFGTEGLDSHYEKHQNKVDQIMKEKGFDKNNSATKKFESADHSESSWSKRFSIPLEFLLKK, encoded by the coding sequence ATGAAACTTCCTATTCAATTTTCACTTTTATTTTTAGCATTTCTTTTTCCGGTTTTAGGATTCGGTCAGGAAAATAAACCAACGCTTGAAGCTGTAGAATATCTGAAGCAACATCCAAAAAGTCCTAAAGATTATCTCGTTCCGAAATTCAAAAATTATCCTCTCGTTTTGTTGGGAGAAGACCACGCTGTGAAGGAAAACCTTGATTTTGTTAAGAGCATTATTCCAGAATTATATCAAGCTGGCGTTTACAATCTCTGTATGGAATTCGGGTCTTTTGAAAAGCAAAAAGAACTGGACGAATTGCTGAATTCAGAAATATTTGATGAACGAAAAGCAAAAGATTTGTTCTTTTATTACAATGTGGGTTGGGCTTACAAAGAATATTTTGACATCTACAAGGCAGTTTGGGAATTCAATAAAACCTTAAAAGCTGATGCGAAAAAATTCCGAATCGTCAATTTGAGCTATCAATACCGTTGGGAAAACTTGAAAGGTGGCGCAAGAACGCCCGAGAATATGAAAGCGGTTTTTAATCTGGGAACGCCTGACCAGTTCCGAACGGAAATCATTAAAAAAGAAATCATTGAGAAAAATGAAAAAGCCTTGATTTATATGGGACACGTTCACGTTTTCACAAAGTACAGAATGCCAATTTTGAAAGTGAACAACGATGATTTCTGTGATTATGATGAAGGAATGGTTGGAAATCGTCTTTACAAGCTAATGCCTGGAAAGATTTTCAATATTATGTTTCACACGCCGATGTTTTCCAAAACGCAATACAATCCGGCTTATGTTTCGCCTGCGAATGGAGAATTGGAAAATGCGCTTCAGAAACTTGATTATCCTCAGATTGCTTTTGATTTGATTAATACGCCTGTCGGGAAATTACGAGACAATAGTTTTTTCAGTTTTTGTCATTCTGATTTCAAAATGGAGGATTTTTTTGACGGTTATATTTTCCTCAAACCTTTCAAAGATTTGACAGGTTGCACTTATGATGACGATTTTTTCACAGGAAAAGACTGGACTTACATTGAGAACAATTTTCCGGACCCGGATTGGAGAAAGCCAAAAAATCTTGACGAATATAAAACAGCCATCAAGAAATATGTCGATATCAAAGACCGCTACAAAGATGTCATTCAGACTTCGATTCCTGCTGTGAGTTCCGGCAAAATCATCAGAGTCAACAATTTTCCTTCGAAATATGTTGCTCCGAGAAATGTCGATATCTGGTTGCCTGAGAATTTTAATCCCAATAAAAAATACGCTGTTCTCTATATGCACGACGGACAGATGCTTTTCGACGGGTCAATCAATTGGAATAATTCCGAATGGAAAGTGGATGAAAGTTATACAGAACTGAGCAAAAAAATCAAACTGAAAGACTGCATCATTGTCGGATTATGGAATACCGGAGCAACCCGGCATTCGGAGTATTTTCCGCAAAAACCGTTTGAAAGTTTATCTAAAGAATTGCAAAATCAGACGCTTGAAAAATACTTTCTGGGAAAAGTTCAATCCGATAACTATTTGAAATTCATTGTACAAGAAGTAAAACCTTTTATTGATAAAAATTATCCAACTCTGAAAGACCGGGAAAATACCTACATCGCCGGTTCCAGTATGGGCGGACTGATATCGATGTATGCGATTTGCGAATATCCAGAGATTTTTGGTGGTTCAGCTAGTCTTTCGACTCATTGGATTGGAATCACAGACCTTTCTAATGACGAAATCCCTTCTGCTTTTGAAAATTATCTCCAACAAAAACTCCCGAATCCGAAAACCCATAAAATCTATTTCGATTTTGGAACCGAGGGATTGGACAGCCATTACGAAAAACATCAGAACAAAGTTGACCAGATAATGAAGGAGAAAGGCTTTGACAAAAATAACTCGGCAACCAAAAAATTTGAATCGGCAGACCACAGCGAAAGTTCCTGGAGCAAACGGTTTTCAATTCCGTTGGAATTTCTTCTGAAAAAATAA
- a CDS encoding LytR/AlgR family response regulator transcription factor, with protein MNQSFSEHFKSKFWLKHVLYWTAFVLFFGFVWGVSDDNYLRNILIQICCLPSRMLLVYVTLFYLFPKFFNQKKYFSFFVSYCVLVALISVFVQRPLFLYFIQPNFLPGFKNSGFFILSEIVNTALDINIAAMIPIAYTYLTTIENLQKNNSELNEENKLLKEDSVIQDNNDESYINLKIDKSVRKIKINDIVFVESLRNYCRIKLNDSEITVLKTLTSIQELLPESKFVRIHRSFLINKDNITSVSPSKIEINHMTIPVGRKYKDEVKKKMLLVDF; from the coding sequence ATGAACCAATCGTTTTCTGAACATTTCAAATCAAAATTTTGGCTGAAACACGTTTTATATTGGACGGCGTTTGTTCTGTTTTTTGGATTTGTTTGGGGCGTTTCGGATGACAATTATTTACGGAATATTTTGATTCAGATATGTTGTCTTCCTTCGCGGATGTTGTTGGTTTACGTCACGCTTTTTTATCTCTTTCCGAAGTTCTTCAATCAGAAAAAATATTTCAGTTTCTTTGTTTCGTATTGCGTTTTGGTTGCTTTGATAAGTGTGTTTGTCCAGCGTCCATTGTTTCTTTATTTTATTCAGCCGAACTTTCTTCCGGGTTTCAAGAATTCCGGTTTTTTTATCCTATCAGAAATAGTGAATACGGCTTTGGACATCAATATTGCTGCGATGATTCCGATAGCTTACACTTATCTGACAACCATTGAGAATCTCCAGAAAAATAATTCGGAGCTGAATGAAGAAAATAAATTATTAAAGGAAGACTCTGTAATTCAGGATAATAATGATGAATCTTACATCAATCTGAAAATTGATAAAAGTGTGAGGAAAATTAAAATCAATGATATTGTTTTTGTGGAAAGTCTCCGGAATTACTGCAGAATCAAACTGAATGATTCGGAAATCACGGTTCTTAAAACATTGACATCAATTCAGGAATTATTGCCCGAATCAAAATTTGTCAGGATTCATCGTTCTTTTTTGATTAACAAAGACAATATTACCTCTGTTTCTCCCAGCAAGATTGAAATCAATCATATGACAATTCCTGTTGGGAGAAAGTATAAAGATGAGGTTAAAAAGAAGATGTTATTGGTCGATTTTTAG
- a CDS encoding S9 family peptidase, which yields MNAPKAKKIDKLLEIHNDKRNDPYFWMNERENPEVIQYLEDENAYTDFVMKDTEDLQNDLYEEMKSRYKKDDESLPYFFNGYWYIVRYEAGKEYPIFSRKFQSLDNEEEILLNVNILAEGEAFFETGSMSISVNNDIMAYSTDNVGRRIYKIYFKNLKTGELYPDVIENATGKAVWANDNEHVFYIRKDESLRAFQIYRHKLGTDSSEDVLIFHEEDETFDVSVFKTKSLEYIFIAASSTNEDEMRFIPANNVFADWTIVQPRTEDLEYSVEHYEDDFYIITNADESTNFKIVKTKVDKPSMEHWQDFIQHRENVLLEGFEIFKNYFVIEEREKGLLQINIIDNQNNNSYYLPFSDPTYTAYIGINLEFDTDILRFGYTSLTKPASTFEYNMKDKTTVLLKEQEVLGGKFFAGNYISERIWATARDGKEVAISLVYHKDTSKSANTPLLLYGYGSYGHTVDASFSSVRLSLLDRGFIYAIAHIRGGEYLGREWYEDGKMLQKKNTFFDFIDAAKYLISENYTSPKHLYAMGGSAGGLLVGAVMNYNPELFNGIVAQVPFVDVVSTMLDDTIPLTTGEYDEWGNPNEKEYYDYMKSYSPYDNIEAKNYPNILITTGFHDSQVQYWEPAKWTAKLRELKTDDNILIFKTDMSSGHGGASGRFESLKEIALEYAFLLKIDQ from the coding sequence ATGAACGCTCCAAAAGCTAAAAAAATAGATAAACTTCTAGAAATCCATAACGATAAAAGAAATGACCCATATTTCTGGATGAATGAACGTGAAAATCCGGAAGTCATCCAATATCTGGAGGATGAAAATGCTTACACAGATTTTGTGATGAAGGATACAGAAGACCTTCAGAACGATTTGTATGAGGAAATGAAATCCCGATACAAAAAAGACGACGAGTCTTTGCCTTATTTCTTCAACGGTTATTGGTACATCGTACGTTATGAAGCTGGAAAAGAGTATCCGATTTTCTCCAGAAAATTTCAATCTTTGGATAATGAAGAAGAGATTTTACTGAATGTCAATATTCTGGCAGAAGGCGAAGCTTTTTTCGAAACTGGAAGTATGTCTATTAGCGTGAACAACGATATTATGGCCTACTCTACCGATAATGTTGGGAGAAGAATTTACAAGATTTATTTTAAGAATCTTAAAACCGGAGAACTTTATCCTGATGTTATCGAAAATGCAACCGGAAAAGCGGTTTGGGCCAATGATAACGAACACGTTTTCTACATCAGAAAGGATGAAAGTCTCAGAGCATTTCAAATCTACCGTCACAAATTAGGAACAGATTCTTCTGAAGACGTTTTGATTTTCCATGAGGAAGATGAGACTTTTGATGTTAGCGTCTTTAAAACCAAATCTTTAGAATACATTTTCATCGCTGCTTCATCCACTAATGAAGATGAAATGAGATTTATTCCGGCCAATAATGTTTTTGCAGACTGGACAATTGTCCAACCAAGAACAGAGGATTTGGAATATTCGGTGGAGCATTACGAAGATGATTTTTATATCATTACCAACGCAGATGAATCTACCAACTTCAAAATAGTAAAAACTAAAGTTGATAAGCCGTCAATGGAACACTGGCAGGATTTTATTCAGCACAGAGAAAATGTTTTGCTGGAAGGTTTTGAGATTTTCAAAAACTATTTTGTAATCGAAGAACGCGAAAAAGGTCTTTTACAAATTAACATTATTGATAATCAAAACAATAACTCCTATTATTTACCCTTCTCCGACCCGACCTATACAGCTTACATTGGCATCAATCTGGAGTTTGATACTGATATTTTGCGTTTCGGTTATACATCATTAACCAAACCAGCCTCTACTTTCGAATATAATATGAAAGACAAAACCACCGTACTTCTTAAAGAACAGGAAGTTTTGGGTGGTAAATTCTTCGCAGGAAATTATATCTCAGAAAGAATCTGGGCAACTGCAAGAGATGGAAAAGAAGTCGCCATTTCTTTGGTTTATCACAAAGACACATCAAAGTCAGCAAACACACCACTTCTACTCTATGGATACGGGAGCTATGGACACACCGTTGATGCAAGTTTTTCCAGCGTGAGATTATCTCTTTTGGACAGAGGTTTTATTTATGCAATCGCACACATCAGAGGCGGCGAATATCTTGGTCGCGAATGGTACGAGGACGGAAAAATGCTTCAGAAGAAAAATACATTTTTTGATTTCATCGATGCTGCAAAATATTTAATATCAGAGAATTATACATCGCCAAAACACCTTTATGCAATGGGCGGAAGTGCCGGAGGACTTTTGGTTGGCGCAGTGATGAATTACAATCCGGAACTTTTTAACGGGATTGTGGCGCAGGTTCCTTTCGTGGACGTGGTTTCGACGATGTTGGACGATACAATTCCTTTGACCACAGGAGAATACGACGAATGGGGAAATCCGAATGAAAAGGAATATTATGATTATATGAAATCCTATTCGCCTTACGATAATATCGAAGCTAAAAATTACCCTAATATCTTAATTACCACAGGATTCCACGATTCTCAGGTTCAATATTGGGAACCAGCAAAATGGACAGCGAAATTAAGAGAATTGAAAACGGATGACAATATTCTGATTTTCAAAACCGATATGAGTTCTGGACACGGCGGTGCAAGCGGACGTTTCGAAAGTTTGAAGGAAATCGCTTTGGAATATGCATTCTTGCTAAAAATCGACCAATAA